In Deltaproteobacteria bacterium, the genomic stretch GTCTTGCGCGCGGACTTCTTCGCGGCGGTCTTCTTCGCGGCGGTCTTCTTCGCGGCGGTCTTCTTCGCGGCGGTCTTCTTCGCGGCGGTCTTCTTCGCGGCGGTCTTGCGCGCGGACTTCCTCGCGGCGGTCTTCTTGGCCGCCGTCTTCTTCTTGCGCTTTTGCCCGCCGACGGCGCGCTTGGCGCGCGCAACGTCCCCGTTTTTGTCGAGGAAGTAGATGTACGAGGAGTCCATCTCCGCGCCGACCGCTGCGACGCGTTCCGGCTTGCCCTTCGGCTTGCCGGGGCGCTTGCGCGGCACACGCCACACGTCGCCCTTCTTGATGTAGTACATGTAGTTCGAATCGCGTTTGATTCCGAGCTTTGCGACCTTTTGGGCCATTTGAATTACCCTCCGTACGAGTGGCGTCGTCGAAACGGGGACGACGGGGCTCACCCTACTCGACGGGTCTGACATCCAATCCGGATCGGTCTCCGACGGGGACGCACACGATCACCTGGCTCTCCGACGGCCCGTCGAGCGGCTCCCGGGCGAACCCGCCGTAACGCGCCTCGACCGCGAAGCCGTTGGCGGCGAGCAGCGCCTCGAGTTCCGCCGGGAAGTACTTGCGCTGGGCGAGCCGGACGACCGACGGGCGCGCGGGGCCGTCCGTCTCGTCCAGCGGCCGATAGTACAGTCGGATGAAGGCGATCTGGCTGATCGGATCGTAGACGTGGTTGGTGGTGTACTCGACGCGGGCGCCCGTGCGGGGATCGGTGAATCGCGTGCGCGCCCACCGCTTGCGGGGGTCGCGCGTGAGCCACTGCAGGTCGGGGTTTTGCACGTCGAACGCGAAGCGACCGCCGGGGGCGAGGTGCGCGCGCACGCACGACAGGCAGGCGGCGAGGTCCACACGGGTGTAGAGGTGCTCGATCGAGTTGAACGCGCTCACGATCAGCGAGAACCGGCGGCGCAGGGCGAATCTTCGCATGTCGGCGCGGACGAACTGCACGCGTTGGCGTGCCGCGCGTCCGAGCCGACCGGCGCGCTCGGCGGCTCGCGCGAGCATCGGCGCGGCAAGGTCGATCCCGACGACTCGCCGTCCGTCGCGCGCGAGCGGCAGGGTGACGCGCCCGCTGCCGCAGGCCAGGTCCAGCACGTCCTCGGCGCGCAGGTCCCGGGCGAGCTGACGGTAGAAGTTCACGTCCGCGCGCCGGCGGCGGTACTCGTAGTCGTAGAGCACGGCGTCGGCGTAGTGCTCGCGCGTGGCGGCGTCGAGGTCGAACTCGCCGGACTCGTCGAGCTTGCGCGCGGGCCGCGGGTCGGAGGGAAAGCGCGCCACGCGTCACGCCTCGGGCCGGTCGGGCGCGCGGTCGGACGGCCGATCGATCGCCTGTGGCGGCAGCCGATTCAAACCAGCGCGACCTACGATGCGTCGCCGTCGGCGCCGCGCGCGACGGCGTCGGCGATGGCGTCGGCGGCCGCTTCTGCGACGGCGCGGCTCCGCCGGCGACGTCGGCCGCCTCGGCGGCGCCGCCGCCGCTTGCGTTCGGTGGTCTCGGCGTCGGGGCGCCCGTGCGCGCCGTCGCGCAGCCGCCGCCACCGCTCCACGTCGTCGAGCAGCAGTTCGCGCGCGCGCGCGAACAGCTCGTACAGTGCCAGCGCCTCGTCGAAGTAGTCGCGGCGCACGAGCGTCATCGGCCGCCCGCGCCGCCGCTTCGACGGCACCAGGCGGCGCAGCGCCAACACGACCTGACGGGCCCGCTCGGCGTCGCGCCGGGCGATGTGCAGCTCCGCGACGAGCGGCTGCACGAGCTGCAGGACGCGCTCGTTCGCTTCGATCGGGCGGACCCCCTGGGCGAGCACGTCGTCGGCGACGAACGGCGCGATCAGCGCGGCGAGCAGCAGGGCGTTGGTCGGGTCGCGACCGTCGCGCACGAAGTCGTCGACGGCGTCGAGCATGCGCCAGGCGGCCGCACGGCGCTCGCGCAGGTCGGCCGGATCGAACGGCAGCTCCGGCGGGCTCGTGCCGGCATCCCGGTCGCCGCCGAAGTCGTCGTCCTCCTCGCCGTTGAACAGGCCGGTCTCGTCGTCGACGTCGTCCAGATCGGCGGCAGCGGCGTAGCCGCCCAGCAGCGCCG encodes the following:
- a CDS encoding class I SAM-dependent methyltransferase, which encodes MARFPSDPRPARKLDESGEFDLDAATREHYADAVLYDYEYRRRRADVNFYRQLARDLRAEDVLDLACGSGRVTLPLARDGRRVVGIDLAAPMLARAAERAGRLGRAARQRVQFVRADMRRFALRRRFSLIVSAFNSIEHLYTRVDLAACLSCVRAHLAPGGRFAFDVQNPDLQWLTRDPRKRWARTRFTDPRTGARVEYTTNHVYDPISQIAFIRLYYRPLDETDGPARPSVVRLAQRKYFPAELEALLAANGFAVEARYGGFAREPLDGPSESQVIVCVPVGDRSGLDVRPVE
- the pcnB gene encoding polynucleotide adenylyltransferase PcnB, producing the protein MSIPRDSIDPDAEKVVRRLNKAGYKAYLVGGCVRDLLLSRTPKDFDVSTSATPREIRALFRNCRIIGRRFRLAHIFFGQKIIETSTFRANPRQDADDEDGELLIRHDNVFGSETEDARRRDFTINGLFYDVETESVIDHVGGMADLEARVIRTIGDPDIRFREDPVRILRAIKFAARLGFSIEPVTYAALVRHREEINKCAAPRVLEEFYRLLRGGAARRSMELLVETGVAATLSPHLAALLGGYAAAADLDDVDDETGLFNGEEDDDFGGDRDAGTSPPELPFDPADLRERRAAAWRMLDAVDDFVRDGRDPTNALLLAALIAPFVADDVLAQGVRPIEANERVLQLVQPLVAELHIARRDAERARQVVLALRRLVPSKRRRGRPMTLVRRDYFDEALALYELFARARELLLDDVERWRRLRDGAHGRPDAETTERKRRRRRRGGRRRRRSRAVAEAAADAIADAVARGADGDAS